From the Malus domestica chromosome 17, GDT2T_hap1 genome, one window contains:
- the LOC103426139 gene encoding uncharacterized protein translates to MADTTAAEEEQEAPPPQPQPQASYYTVFLSIMSKRRTWVCVFVLVYAILLTSSWNFLKSLLSWHKLQAQASSPSYGWPALYASVLLGVVFGLLSMFAALAVMVPATLVTWIAIVVLLAFFGKPRRALVVDGRKITREIVGIVMRILLKEGNLVAAGCAVLGYFALFRRNGE, encoded by the coding sequence ATGGCGGACACCACCGCAGCAGAAGAAGAGCAAGAAGCACCGCCGCCGCAGCCGCAGCCGCAGGCATCGTACTACACGGTGTTTCTGAGTATTATGAGCAAAAGGAGAACATGGGTATGTGTATTCGTGCTAGTATACGCCATCCTCCTAACTTCTTCATGGAATTTCCTCAAATCCTTGCTCTCCTGGCACAAATTGCAAGCCCAAGCGTCTTCGCCGTCGTACGGATGGCCTGCCCTTTACGCCTCGGTGCTTCTGGGGGTGGTTTTCGGGCTGCTTTCGATGTTCGCGGCGCTTGCGGTGATGGTTCCGGCGACTCTGGTGACGTGGATCGCCATCGTGGTTCTGCTGGCCTTCTTCGGGAAGCCGAGGAGGGCGTTGGTGGTTGACGGGAGGAAGATTACGAGAGAGATTGTTGGGATTGTGATGAGGATTTTGTTGAAGGAAGGGAATTTGGTAGCTGCTGGTTGTGCTGTTCTGGGGTATTTTGCACTTTTTAGGAGGAATGGGGAGTGA